GGAAACGGGATGCAGTCGCTGCTCTGGGGCTGCATGATTTCCGTCTTCGTCATAGCCGTCATGTGCCGCGTCGAGAAGCTCTACAATCTCGAACGCCTCGTCGGCGAAATGCTCAAGGGCATGGCGACGATGCTGCCGATAGCCTGCATCCTGCTGCTCGGCCTCACGATGGGGACGCTCGTCAAGCAGCTAGACACCGGCAACTATCTGTCGTCGATATTCATGAGCGCGCTCGTCCCCGAGCTTCTGCCGCTCCTGACCTTCATCATATCGATGATGCTCTCCTTCGCGACCGGCACGTCGATGGGCACGATGGCGATAATGTCCGTCATAGCTCTGCCGATGGCGATAAACATGGGGATGGACGTGCCGCTCGTCGCCGGGGCGCTCTTCGGCGGCTCGATATTCGGCGACCACGTCTCACCCATATCCGACACGACGATAATGTCCTGCGCCACGACCGGCTGCAACATCATCGACCACGTAAAAACGCAGATCCCCTACGCCGTAGGATTCGCGCTAGTCTCGATGGTGCTGTACGGGGTGCTTGGGTTTGTAATTTAAGCTACGCTGTCAGCCGATAAAAAAGAACGGCGGGGCTCGAAGCCTTCCGCCGTTCTTTTTTATTTTCCTTATGTTTACTAATGCCCAAGCATTATATTCAGTATCTCAATGTCGGTCTCGCGCATTCCCTCGCGCCCCATGCGTCCTACGGCCTGAATCGTCTCTTCCGCGCCGTCCATCGTAAGCCCCTCGCCGGGCTGAAACACATGCCCCTCCATTGCGAGGTCCATAGCCATCAGCGCGTTCTCGACCGCGACGCTGATTTTCGTGGCGCAGCTTGACTTCGCGCCGTCGCATACCATTCCGCCTATCGTACATATACCGTTCGTGACTGTGCGGCATACAGCGCCGTAGACCTCCTCCGTATCCGCCCCCCTGCCTCGCAGCAGCATATAGGCGACGCCGCAGGCGGAGGCTGCCGCGGCGCTGACTACGCCGCAGTAGGCCGAAAGCCTCCCGATGTACTTTTTCTGATGGACGGCGAGCAGATTGGCGAGGGCGAGCGCGCGGTATGTCAGCTCCGCGTCCGCGCCGTACTCTTCGGCGTAGGCGACTATGGGCATCGTCACCGTAATGCCTTGGTTCCCGCTGCCGCAGTTGATGACGACAGGCAGCGGGCAGCCCGCCATGCGCGCGTCGCTGCCGGCGGAGGCCGCGGCCCTGGCCTTTATGTGTATGTCAGGTTCTTTCGCGCGCGCGAGCAGGCTCTTCCCCGCCTGCACGCCCCATTCCCCGTGAAGACCTTCCTCCGATATAGCCTTGTTGTACCTTATCTGCGGCTCCAGTATGGGTTCGACGTCCTTCATCTCAACGCAGTCAGCGAATTCGATTATCGAACGTATATCTATCTTTTCCGGGTCGCCCTCCTGCTCTACGCCAGTCTCGCGCGACTCATTCTTTTCGAACAGGACTTCTCCGTTCTTCACGATTTTTGTGATGTTGTTATGCTGCTCTTGTATCTCTACAGAGACGCTGTCTCCGCCGGCTTTTACCTCGGCGGTGATATAAAGGTTCTCGACACCCTTGACAAGCTCGCAGGTACAGTACTTTTCGGAAAGGAGCTTCCTCGTCAGCGCGCGGTCTTCGTCTGTTACGCCCTCTAGCACCGCCAGCTCGCGGTTCGGGTCGCCTCCTACGATCCCAAGCACAGCCGCGACTTCCATTCCGCGAAGCCCTCCCG
The sequence above is drawn from the Cloacibacillus sp. An23 genome and encodes:
- a CDS encoding L-serine ammonia-lyase, iron-sulfur-dependent, subunit alpha, which translates into the protein MKQIDYKNHLNILRHELQVALGCTEPIAIAYAGAKAREVLGKMPESCHIRCSGNIVKNVKGVTVPNSGGLRGMEVAAVLGIVGGDPNRELAVLEGVTDEDRALTRKLLSEKYCTCELVKGVENLYITAEVKAGGDSVSVEIQEQHNNITKIVKNGEVLFEKNESRETGVEQEGDPEKIDIRSIIEFADCVEMKDVEPILEPQIRYNKAISEEGLHGEWGVQAGKSLLARAKEPDIHIKARAAASAGSDARMAGCPLPVVINCGSGNQGITVTMPIVAYAEEYGADAELTYRALALANLLAVHQKKYIGRLSAYCGVVSAAAASACGVAYMLLRGRGADTEEVYGAVCRTVTNGICTIGGMVCDGAKSSCATKISVAVENALMAMDLAMEGHVFQPGEGLTMDGAEETIQAVGRMGREGMRETDIEILNIMLGH